In Sandaracinaceae bacterium, the DNA window ACGCCGACGACCTCGCAACGACCGGTGTCGATCGTCGCCATCGCATCCACTTCGATCGCAACGACTACACGGTGCCGTGGCGCTTCGTCGGCCAGACCGTCCTCGTCCGCGGCGACGACAAGAACGTGCGCGTCCTGCTCGGCCCAAAGGAGATCTCGCGACAGCCACGCTCGTGGAGCGTGCGCGAGCTCGTCTCCGATCCGTCGCACGAGGATGGGATGCGCGAGCATCGCGCGGGACGCCGCGCCGCGAGCATGCTCCCGCCTGCGCTCGCCGCGCTCGGTGACATCGGCGCGCGCTACTTCGCGACGCTCGCAGCAGGACGGCGGTCCATCCGAAACGAGCAGACACGCCTCGTCCTGCTCGTCGAGCTCTTCGGCGCGAGCGCTACGGCGAGCGCGATCGACGAGGTGATGCGCACCGGCCATGTCGGCGCCGACTACGTCGAGTACGTCATGCGTCACAAGCGCCGGCTCGTCCCGAGCCCCGCGCCGCTTCGCCTCGGAAAGCCCGAGCTCGATGACATCCACGTCACCGAGCCCGACCTCGCCGCCTACGACGACATCTACGCGCACCCAACGCGCGATCCGGGCGAAGCCCCCACGGAGGTCGACGTATGAGCACACCGAAAGAACAGGTCGATCTCGGGGCCATCCTCGACAAGCTCCGCTGGCTCCGACTGCCGGGCATGACGCGCAGCCTCGAGGAGCTGGTCGAGCGCGCCACCAAGGAGAACCTCGCGCCGCTCGAGATCGTCGACGCGCTCTGCGACGCCGAGAAGAACAGCCGCATCAAGAGCGCGGTCGAGCGGCGCATCAAGAGCGCCCGCTTTCCCGAGATCAACACTGTCGATGCCTTCGACTTCGGCTTCGACCCACACCGAAAGAAGGTCAAGGCACGCTACCTCGCACTGACCGATCTGACCTTCATCGACCGCGGGGTCTGCCCCGTCTTCATCGGTCGGCCGGGCACCGGCAAGACCTTCCTCGCGCGCGCCCTCGCGTACCGTGCCTGCCAGGCGACGCGCAACGTCCTCTTCACGAGCGCGGCCCGGATGCTCAACGACCTCTCCGGCGCCGAGATGCACGGCCAGCTCACCCGCTCGCTACGCAAGTACACCCGTCCGGCGCTCCTCGTCATCGACGACTTCGCCGTGCTCGAGATGGACACCTCGCAGGCCAAGCTCGCCTTCCAGGTCATCTCCGAGCGCTACGAGATGCGTCGCTCAACATCCATCACCACCAACCGAGCCTTCAAGGAGTGGACGAAGGTCTTCCCCGACCCGCTGAACGCTCAGGTGATCGCCGAGCGCATCACCGAGCTCAGCGACGTCTTCGTCCTCGACGGCAAGACCTGGCGCGACCCACGAAACCACCGCTGACTTCCACGAACCGAACCGGCGGGACCCAGCCCGGACTCGGCGCTCGTGCCGAGCAGCGCCCTCGCGACCGTCTCGCGAGCGTGGCGCGCGCCGAGATCCGTCCGCAGTGCCACCGGTGGTCTCATGGAGACCGGTGATATCGGTGGAGGTGGTGCGCTTCGTCGCCGGTGGCGACA includes these proteins:
- the istB gene encoding IS21-like element helper ATPase IstB codes for the protein MSTPKEQVDLGAILDKLRWLRLPGMTRSLEELVERATKENLAPLEIVDALCDAEKNSRIKSAVERRIKSARFPEINTVDAFDFGFDPHRKKVKARYLALTDLTFIDRGVCPVFIGRPGTGKTFLARALAYRACQATRNVLFTSAARMLNDLSGAEMHGQLTRSLRKYTRPALLVIDDFAVLEMDTSQAKLAFQVISERYEMRRSTSITTNRAFKEWTKVFPDPLNAQVIAERITELSDVFVLDGKTWRDPRNHR